Proteins found in one Haloferax litoreum genomic segment:
- a CDS encoding DUF7520 family protein — protein sequence MNDTLGGQNILLLVGASVVVISGILGVFIGENGGQVTEAVTLFGILSLPTSPLAFSLYGMVVSALVLAVLFGLVEFVSRLEEA from the coding sequence GTGAACGACACGTTAGGCGGTCAGAACATCCTCCTCCTCGTCGGCGCGAGCGTCGTGGTCATCTCCGGGATTCTCGGCGTCTTCATCGGGGAGAACGGCGGGCAAGTCACCGAGGCAGTAACGCTGTTCGGCATCCTCTCGCTGCCGACGTCACCGCTGGCGTTCAGTCTCTACGGGATGGTCGTCTCGGCGCTCGTCCTCGCGGTGCTGTTCGGTCTCGTCGAGTTCGTCTCTCGTCTCGAAGAGGCCTGA
- a CDS encoding GNAT family N-acetyltransferase, protein MYVRDAKNRDEAWLLDALEDLELDDGAFRSRDYVIALDEETNEKAGFGRIRVHKGDESFCEITCVGVPERWRNQGVGAHVVERLVDRATAEGFDTVYGFSSEHRYCMQFGFDPVDAADLPDRVETRYEQVKARDSDAIAVRLENDEFMMSDRARERFKVATPAPSGDDTEPELTAEDFGYDEETPTKYSTNLRR, encoded by the coding sequence ATGTACGTCCGGGATGCCAAGAACCGAGACGAGGCCTGGTTGCTCGACGCACTCGAGGACCTGGAACTCGACGATGGCGCGTTCCGCTCCCGCGACTACGTCATCGCACTCGACGAAGAGACGAACGAGAAGGCCGGGTTCGGCCGGATACGCGTTCACAAGGGTGACGAGTCGTTCTGCGAGATTACCTGCGTGGGCGTCCCTGAGCGGTGGCGCAACCAAGGTGTCGGTGCGCACGTAGTCGAGCGACTGGTGGACCGTGCGACGGCCGAAGGATTCGATACTGTGTACGGGTTTTCGTCAGAACACCGGTACTGCATGCAGTTCGGATTCGACCCTGTCGACGCCGCCGACCTGCCGGACCGGGTCGAAACTCGCTACGAACAGGTCAAAGCGCGCGACTCGGACGCGATTGCCGTCCGACTCGAAAACGACGAGTTCATGATGTCGGACCGGGCCCGCGAACGGTTCAAAGTCGCCACACCGGCCCCGAGCGGCGACGACACGGAACCAGAACTCACGGCCGAAGACTTCGGCTACGACGAAGAGACACCGACGAAGTATTCCACCAACCTCCGACGCTGA